A genomic stretch from Bacillus sp. N1-1 includes:
- a CDS encoding glycerophosphodiester phosphodiesterase family protein: MTIIFAHRGASRQCPENTLSAYERAVKLGAGGIEIDVQLSKDGVPVVIHDRTLKRTTSGKGIVTESNYADLKKLDAGSWFSPKFQQESIPSLEEVLTFASDYPELWLNIELKYYREDDDQLAKTAIPMIKKFRSDKNTLISSFEHERLLEVHKLWSKVETAPLYKGNLHEPWHYAKKLKAKAIHPHFKSIHSSLIKTVQSHGINVRPYTINDEKWLRQFLEWEVDGLMTDVPDLALNIMHNKQISQQKKPWWKNVWSMITK; this comes from the coding sequence ATGACAATCATATTTGCTCATAGAGGTGCAAGCAGACAATGTCCAGAAAATACATTAAGTGCTTACGAACGTGCGGTAAAGCTTGGAGCTGGAGGAATTGAAATTGATGTCCAACTTTCAAAAGATGGCGTTCCAGTTGTCATTCACGACCGTACCTTAAAGCGTACTACGTCTGGGAAAGGGATTGTAACCGAATCGAATTATGCTGATCTTAAAAAGCTGGATGCAGGGAGCTGGTTTTCTCCAAAGTTTCAGCAAGAAAGTATCCCTTCTTTAGAGGAAGTATTGACCTTTGCTTCAGATTATCCCGAACTCTGGCTGAATATTGAATTAAAATATTATCGAGAAGATGATGATCAACTCGCCAAAACAGCCATTCCGATGATTAAAAAATTTCGCTCTGATAAAAATACGCTGATTTCTAGCTTTGAACACGAACGATTGCTTGAGGTACATAAATTGTGGTCTAAGGTAGAAACCGCTCCTCTTTACAAGGGGAACTTACATGAACCCTGGCACTACGCAAAAAAACTAAAAGCAAAAGCGATCCACCCTCACTTCAAATCCATCCATTCATCGCTTATCAAAACCGTTCAATCTCATGGTATAAACGTGCGGCCTTATACGATTAATGATGAGAAATGGCTGAGACAATTTCTTGAGTGGGAAGTAGACGGACTTATGACGGATGTGCCTGATCTTGCGTTAAATATCATGCATAACAAGCAAATTTCACAACAAAAAAAGCCCTGGTGGAAAAACGTTTGGAGCATGATCACAAAGTAA
- a CDS encoding M20/M25/M40 family metallo-hydrolase, which translates to MEKWQTKETLMYLLSRLVEHQSVTGSYPEVALAEYIHLQLQDLDYFKDNPQMLALHPTSDGRSFVTGLIKNGTAKKTVILISHFDVVDVEDYGQLKNLAFSPYDLTEEIYKNLDKMPLEVQNDLENGEWVFGRGVMDMKAGIALQMSMLEKASFGGFEGNILFLTVPDEEANSLGMIEAVPVLVEMAKQHNLTYTACLNSEPVFTNYPGDQNLYLYSGSIGKLLPGFFCYGQETHVGEPFSGLNANYMAAEVTKELELNADFCEVVDGEVTPPPTNLMQKDLKEGYSVQIPHVGVTLFNVLGMESSIQQITDKLMKAVKTAARRIEHHYLEKATAFSMLQSYVPEPFKVNVLTYEQLLQRAVTLFGEAEIKRRQDYISANFKDLGDRDLSTRMVFDLAALCKEDGPMIVLFYNPPFYPAVSSRHDPFIQETIQRVMTYSDEKHNVKLKPQHYFPGLSDLSFVGLERTKETIQPLMSNMPLYGQSYTLPLEALEQLKVPVMNLGPMGRDAHKWTERLELTYSFETLHEMLPYTIKQLLR; encoded by the coding sequence GTGGAGAAATGGCAAACAAAAGAAACGCTCATGTATTTGTTATCAAGACTTGTAGAACACCAGAGTGTAACGGGTTCCTATCCTGAAGTAGCGCTTGCAGAATACATTCATCTTCAGCTTCAGGATTTAGACTATTTTAAAGATAATCCTCAAATGCTTGCTCTTCACCCAACAAGTGATGGACGCTCTTTTGTAACAGGTCTGATCAAGAACGGAACAGCGAAAAAAACGGTTATATTAATAAGTCATTTCGATGTGGTCGATGTAGAAGATTATGGCCAGTTGAAAAACCTGGCCTTTAGCCCATATGATCTGACAGAAGAAATATATAAGAATCTCGATAAGATGCCATTAGAAGTTCAGAATGATCTGGAAAATGGGGAGTGGGTATTTGGTCGAGGCGTGATGGATATGAAAGCAGGGATTGCCTTACAGATGAGCATGCTTGAAAAAGCAAGTTTTGGGGGATTTGAGGGGAATATTTTATTTCTTACGGTGCCTGATGAAGAAGCCAATTCGCTTGGCATGATCGAGGCCGTTCCTGTGCTTGTTGAAATGGCAAAACAACATAACCTTACGTATACTGCTTGTTTAAATTCTGAGCCTGTTTTCACAAATTATCCCGGTGATCAAAATCTCTATCTTTATTCAGGATCAATTGGCAAGTTACTTCCTGGTTTTTTCTGTTATGGTCAAGAAACGCACGTCGGGGAACCATTTTCTGGATTGAATGCGAATTACATGGCGGCAGAAGTAACGAAGGAGCTAGAACTAAATGCTGACTTTTGTGAGGTTGTTGATGGAGAAGTAACGCCTCCGCCTACAAATTTAATGCAAAAGGATTTAAAAGAAGGATATTCGGTTCAAATTCCGCATGTTGGTGTCACGCTTTTTAATGTGCTTGGGATGGAAAGTAGCATTCAACAAATTACGGATAAATTGATGAAGGCTGTAAAAACTGCTGCCAGGCGTATTGAACATCACTATTTAGAAAAAGCAACTGCTTTTTCGATGCTTCAAAGCTATGTTCCAGAGCCATTTAAAGTAAATGTCCTAACCTATGAACAATTGCTCCAACGGGCTGTTACTTTGTTTGGAGAAGCGGAAATTAAGCGTCGTCAGGATTATATCTCGGCGAACTTTAAAGATCTTGGGGATCGAGATCTTTCAACAAGAATGGTCTTTGATCTTGCAGCGCTTTGTAAAGAGGATGGGCCAATGATCGTTCTTTTTTATAACCCGCCGTTTTACCCAGCCGTTTCATCTCGTCATGATCCATTTATTCAGGAAACGATCCAACGTGTGATGACTTACAGTGACGAGAAGCATAACGTAAAGTTAAAGCCGCAACATTATTTTCCTGGACTTTCGGATTTAAGTTTTGTTGGATTAGAGCGTACGAAAGAAACGATTCAACCATTAATGAGCAACATGCCTTTATATGGGCAGTCTTATACGCTACCTCTCGAGGCGTTAGAACAGTTAAAGGTTCCAGTTATGAACCTGGGACCGATGGGAAGAGATGCGCATAAATGGACAGAACGACTTGAACTAACGTATTCCTTTGAAACGCTGCATGAAATGCTTCCTTATACAATTAAACAACTGCTTCGGTAA